The Prionailurus bengalensis isolate Pbe53 chromosome A3, Fcat_Pben_1.1_paternal_pri, whole genome shotgun sequence genome includes a window with the following:
- the E2F1 gene encoding transcription factor E2F1 has product MAVAGAPAGGPCAPALEALLGAGALRLLDSSQIVIISTAQDASAPPAPAGPAAPAAGPRDPDLLLFATPQAPRPTPSAPRPALGRPPVKRRLDLETDHQYLAESSGPARGRGRHPGKGVKSPGEKSRYETSLNLTTKRFLELLSRSADGVVDLNWAAEVLKVQKRRIYDITNVLEGIQLIAKKSKNHIQWLGSHAAVGIGGRLEGLTQDLRQLQESERQLDHLIHICTAQLRLLSEDSDSQRLAYVTCQDLRSIADPAEQMVMVIKAPPETQLQAIDSSETFQISLKSKQGPIDVFLCPEESAGGISPGKTSSQGTASGEEDRAVDPATTVPPPSSPSSSPAADPSQSLLSLEQEPLLSRMGGLRAPVDEDRLSPLVAADSLLEHVREDFSGLLPEEFISLSPPHEALDYHFGLEEGEGIKDLFDCDFGDLTPLDF; this is encoded by the exons ATGGCCGTGGCCGGGGCCCCCGCAGGCGGCCCATGCGCGCCGGCGCTGGAGGCCCTGCTCGGGGCCGGCGCGCTGCGGCTGCTCGACTCCTCGCAGATCGTCATCATCTCCACGGCGCAGGACGCCAGCGCCCCGCCGGCCCCCGCCGGTCCCGCCGCGCCCGCTGCCGGCCCCCGCGACCCCGACCTGCTGCTCTTCGCCACGCCGCAGGCGCCCCGGCCCACACCCAGCGCGCCGCGCCCTGCACTCGGCCGCCCGCCG GTAAAACGGAGGTTGGACCTGGAAACTGACCATCAGTACCTGGCCGAGAGCAGCGGGCCAGCCCGGGGCAGAGGCCGCCACCCAGGAAAAG GTGTGAAATCCCCAGGGGAGAAGTCACGCTATGAGACATCGCTGAATCTGACCACCAAACGCTTCCTGGAGCTGCTGAGCCGCTCAGCTGATGGTGTTGTTGATCTGAACTGGGCGGCTGAGGTGCTGAAGGTGCAGAAACGGCGCATCTATGACATCACCAATGTCCTCGAGGGCATCCAGCTCATTGCCAAGAAGTCCAAGAATCACATCCAGTGGCT AGGCAGCCATGCAGCAGTGGGGATCGGTGGGCGGCTTGAAGGACTGACCCAGGACCTCCGGCAACTGCAGGAGAGTGAGCGGCAGCTGGACCACCTCATCCATATCTGTACCGCCCAGCTGCGGCTGCTTTCTGAGGACTCTGACAGCCAGCG CCTGGCCTACGTGACCTGCCAGGACCTTCGTAGCATCGCAGACCCTGCAGAGCAGATGGTTATGGTGATTAAGGCTCCTCCAGAGACCCAGCTCCAAGCCATAGACTCCTCAGAG ACCTTTCAGATCTCCCTTAAGAGCAAACAAGGCCCCATTGACGTTTTCCTGTGCCCTGAGGAGAGTGCAGGCGGGATCAGCCCTGGGAAGACCTCATCCCAGGGGACAGCTtctggggaggaggacagggcagTTGACCCTGCCACCACAGTGCCACCACCGTCATCTCCCTCCTCATCCCCTGCTGCGGATCCCAGCCAGTCCCTGCTCAGCCTGGAGCAAG AACCTCTGCTTTCCCGGATGGGTGGCCTGCGGGCCCCTGTGGACGAGGACCGCCTGTCCCCGCTGGTGGCGGCCGACTCGCTCCTGGAGCATGTGCGGGAGGACTTCTCCGGCCTCCTCCCTGAGGAGTTCATcagcctgtcccctccccacgaGGCCCTCGACTACCACTTTGGCCTTGAGGAGGGTGAGGGCATCAAAGACCTCTTCGACTGTGACTTTGGGGACCTTACCCCCTTGGATTTCTGA